From Pseudomonas fluorescens:
CCGTCGACCACCGAGTTATGACGCACCACGCAGCCGTCGCCGATGGTGCAGTTGAACAGCACGCTGTTGAAGCCGATGAAGACACGGTCGCCGACGCTGCAGGGGCCATGGACGATGGAGCGGTGGGCGATGGAGGTGAGCTCGCCGATGGTCACCGCCGCGCCCGATTTGGAGTGGATCACCACGCCGTCCTGGATATTGGAGTTGGCGCCGATGGTGATAGGGTCCATGGCGCCGCTGGCGTTGACTTCATCGGCGCGGATTACGGCGTAGGGGCCGACGAAGACGTTCTCGCCAATGATGACCTTGCCGCAGATGATCGCCGTCTTGTCGACGTAGGCCGATTCGGCGATCACCGGCAGATCGCCGGAAGGGTTCTTGCGAATCATGGCTTACCCAACGCGGCGCATAAGGTATTGAGGTTGTATTCGAACAGCCCGGTAAAGGTGCTGGCCGGGCCTTCTGCTGCAAGAGCGTCGGAGTAAAGCGTGCCGCCGATCTGCGCGCCGCTTTCGTCGGCGATCTGCTTGAGCAGGCGTGAGTCCTTGATGTTTTCCATAAACACGGCTTTGACCTTGTCTTTACGGATCTGGGTGATCAGCGCGGCGACTTCGGCGGCCGAAGGCTCACGTTCGGTGGACAGGCCCTGAGGCGCCAGGAACTGGATGCCATAGGCCTGGCCCAGGTAGCCGAAGGCGTCATGAGAGGTCACGATGCGACGGTTGCCCGGTGGCAGCGCGCCGAATTTGGTCTTGGCTTCGGCGAGCAGGCGGTAGATTTCTTTCAGGTAGGCTTGGCTGTTGTGCAGGTAGTCAGCCTTGTTGGCCGGGTCAGCGGCCACCAGCGCCTTGGTGATGTTGTTCACGTAGATTTCGGCGTTGGCCAGGTTGTGCCAGGCGTGCGGATCGGGGATGGTTTCGCCGTCCTCCTCCATGGTGTGGGAGATCACACCTTTGCTGGCGGTGACCACCGTGGCCTTGGTTTCGGTGCTGGTGACCAGGCGGTCCAGCCAGGGTTCAAAACCGAGGCCGTTCTTGATGATCAGCTTGGCCTTGAGCAACGCCTTGGCGTCGTCCGGGGTGGGCTCGTAGGTATGGGCGTCCGCGTCGGGGCCGACCATATTGCTGATCTGGATGTGATCACCACCAATCTGGTGGGTGATGTCATCGAGGATACTGAAGCTGGTAACCACTTGGAGTTTGTCGGCGGCCTGGGCCGTCGATAACGACAGGACGAGACTGAACAGCACGAGTAAAGCGCGCATCGGGAGACACCTCATTGGGATGACAGCAAGGGGGGGCGGCGCAGCAAGCCGTGCACCGGACCGAAGACCACGGACAGCAGGTACCCGCCGCCAGCCACCAGCACAATCGCCGGGCCGCTGGGCAGTGAGTAGTAGAACGACAGCAACAAACCCAGCCATACCGACAGGCATCCCAGCACCGCCGATATCGCGATCAACACCGGCAGGCGCCGGCTCCAGAACCGTGACGCGATGGCCGGTAACATCATCAAGCCCACCACCATCAACGCGCCGATGGCCTGGAAACCGATGACCAGGTTCAACACCACCAGGGTCAGGAACAAACCATGGGCCAGCGGGCCCAGGCGGCTGACGGTTTGCAGGAACAGCGGGTCGAGGGTATCCAGCAGCAGCGGCTTGTAGATCAGCACCATGGCCACCAGGCTGAACCCGGAGACCCAGAGCATGCCGGTCAGGGTGGCCTCGTCGACGGCCAGCGCTGAGCCGAACAGCAGATGCAGCAGGTCCAGGCGTTTGCCGGCAATGCCCAGGATCAGCACGCCGGCGGCCAGTGAAATGGGGTAGATAGCCGCGAGGCTGGCGTCTTCACGCAGGCCGGTGCGGCGAGTGATCCAGGCCGCCAGCCCGGCCATGCCCAGGCCGGCACCCAGGCCACCGACGGTCAGCGCGGGCAGGCTGAGCCCGGCGAACCAGAAGCCCAGGGCCGCACCGGGCAGGATGCCGTGGGCGACGGCGTCACCAATCAGGCTCATGCGCCGCAGGATCAGGAACACGCCCAGCGGCGCGGTGCTGCAGGCGAGTACCAGGCCTCCGATCAGGGCGCGACGCATGAAGACGAAGTCAGCAAAGGGCATCCACAGATGGGAGGCGAAGTGCATCAGGCCACCTGCATGCGAGGGTGTGGACGGATCAGTTCTTGACTGGGGCCGACGACGCAGCCGGTGCTTTTGATCTGCACCACTTGCTGGGTGTGCTCACGCACGGCGGCCAGGTCATGGCACACCACTACCAGCGTGCGACCTTGGGCATGCCAGGCGTGGATATGTTTCCAGCACAAGGCCTGGCCATCTTCATCGAGGGCGGCGTGGGGTTCGTCGAGCAACAGCACCGACGCCTCGGCCAGGCTCATGCGGGCGAGCAGGGCACGTTGCAGTTCGCCGCCAGACAAGGCCATCAACGGGCGATGTTCCAGGCCACTGAGGCACCAGTCCTCCAGCACCGCTTGCAGGCGTTGGCTGCGTTGTTGCGGGGTGAGTTGGGTGCCCCAAAAGCCGGCGGCCACCAACTCTTGCAGGCTGATGGGGAACTGGCGGTCGAGGTGCTGCTGCTGGGGCAGGAACGACAGGCCGCCGCGCCGTGGCACATTCACGGTGACTTTGCCCGCCAATGGCTTTTGCAGCCCGGCGATAACCTTCAGCAGGCTGCTTTTGCCGGTGCCGTTGGCGCCGATCACACCGGTGAGGCTGCCTTTTTCCAGGGTGAAATCCACGGCGGGGGTCAGCGGTTGCCCAGGGGCACCCCAGCGTAAAGCGGTACAGGTGATCATGCAGAGGGTCTCGTCCAGCGGCTTTCAGCCACGGCATCGTGCGCATGCAGGCTTTCGGCGTGGATCACTTTGAGGTGGAAGGCTTTGACGGCATCCGAGCGTTTCAAGGCGAGGTTCAGGCGGCGGGCGGCGTCTTCGCAGAACATCAGGTTCTGCCCATTGGCCAGGGCGAAGGCTTGTTCGTCTGCACGCTTTACGGCGGTTTGCACGGCAGTGCCAAGGGCGGCTTCTGCGTCGTTGATCAACTCGGTCAGCGCCAGATGCTCGCCTTGCAGGTGGACGCGCAGCTGTGCGCTGCTGCGCTGGCTGTGGGGCGTGGCCACAATGCCATTGGCGCTGCCGAGCCAGGTCAGCACGTCTTCATGTCGCAACGGTGTGTTGGCGAAGTCATCGACAAATTGCTGCTGAATCAACTGCCTGGCGAGGGCAGCAGAGCAGGGGCAGGTTGAGGAATAAGTAACGTCAATTTTTAGTTCCACGTGGAACATCTGGTTTTCCAGGTGTGCCTCGATGCTCACCGGGTAGGCCT
This genomic window contains:
- a CDS encoding DapH/DapD/GlmU-related protein, producing MIRKNPSGDLPVIAESAYVDKTAIICGKVIIGENVFVGPYAVIRADEVNASGAMDPITIGANSNIQDGVVIHSKSGAAVTIGELTSIAHRSIVHGPCSVGDRVFIGFNSVLFNCTIGDGCVVRHNSVVDGRDLPTAFYVPSTTRIGPNTDLSQFPPVSVSASEFSEDVARTNVDLVRGYKALQNEF
- a CDS encoding metal ABC transporter substrate-binding protein, giving the protein MRALLVLFSLVLSLSTAQAADKLQVVTSFSILDDITHQIGGDHIQISNMVGPDADAHTYEPTPDDAKALLKAKLIIKNGLGFEPWLDRLVTSTETKATVVTASKGVISHTMEEDGETIPDPHAWHNLANAEIYVNNITKALVAADPANKADYLHNSQAYLKEIYRLLAEAKTKFGALPPGNRRIVTSHDAFGYLGQAYGIQFLAPQGLSTEREPSAAEVAALITQIRKDKVKAVFMENIKDSRLLKQIADESGAQIGGTLYSDALAAEGPASTFTGLFEYNLNTLCAALGKP
- a CDS encoding metal ABC transporter permease; the protein is MHFASHLWMPFADFVFMRRALIGGLVLACSTAPLGVFLILRRMSLIGDAVAHGILPGAALGFWFAGLSLPALTVGGLGAGLGMAGLAAWITRRTGLREDASLAAIYPISLAAGVLILGIAGKRLDLLHLLFGSALAVDEATLTGMLWVSGFSLVAMVLIYKPLLLDTLDPLFLQTVSRLGPLAHGLFLTLVVLNLVIGFQAIGALMVVGLMMLPAIASRFWSRRLPVLIAISAVLGCLSVWLGLLLSFYYSLPSGPAIVLVAGGGYLLSVVFGPVHGLLRRPPLLSSQ
- a CDS encoding metal ABC transporter ATP-binding protein, whose protein sequence is MITCTALRWGAPGQPLTPAVDFTLEKGSLTGVIGANGTGKSSLLKVIAGLQKPLAGKVTVNVPRRGGLSFLPQQQHLDRQFPISLQELVAAGFWGTQLTPQQRSQRLQAVLEDWCLSGLEHRPLMALSGGELQRALLARMSLAEASVLLLDEPHAALDEDGQALCWKHIHAWHAQGRTLVVVCHDLAAVREHTQQVVQIKSTGCVVGPSQELIRPHPRMQVA
- the folE2 gene encoding GTP cyclohydrolase FolE2, which encodes MNALTLPDIAAQASRQALPLDWVGMCGIALPILIDGQRLTAKADAGVSLDDGTARGIHMSRLYLALEMLGQQPLTPTLLRNVLQHFLASHEGLSKNAYLRIHTDLLLNRPALVSPLAGWKAYPVSIEAHLENQMFHVELKIDVTYSSTCPCSAALARQLIQQQFVDDFANTPLRHEDVLTWLGSANGIVATPHSQRSSAQLRVHLQGEHLALTELINDAEAALGTAVQTAVKRADEQAFALANGQNLMFCEDAARRLNLALKRSDAVKAFHLKVIHAESLHAHDAVAESRWTRPSA